CTACGGCGCCGGATTTTGGCTCTCCTTTGCAGCCGTCTGGGTTCTCTATTGTGCCAACCTTGCCGGGGTTCAGCCCCGTCCAGTCAGCCAGCCGACCCGGTTTCAGACCTTGCTCGGTCGGTTCAAATCCCTGGCTTTGATGCAGGGCGTGCTGTTGTTGCTGATGTTACCGGTGCAATGGCAGTGGTTCGGGGGGATCTCGCTGGTCGCGCCGGTGGTGAATTTTCTGGCCGTACCCTGGGTCAGCCTGGTGACGGTGCCGCTGGTCTTGGCCGCGCTGGCTACCTTGTGGTTGCCGACGGTCTCCGGCGCGCTGTGGTGGCTGGCCGATCGCTCTCTGGTGCCGGTGTTGGCACTCGCGGCGCAGGCGGAAGGTGCCTGGTGGGATATCCCGACCCGGGGCATGGTGTATCTGCTGGGTGGCATCTTTCTCCTGGTGGTGATGTGGTTTGTCCCCATCCGTCGTCACAAAGCCTGGTTTCTGGTGGTGGCACTGGTGATGGCCGGCTGGTATGGCAGGCCGGGTCGGGATAGTCCTTTGCGCTCGTCGGTATCAGCGGCGGCTTGGCAGGTGGATATGCTGGATGTCGGTCATGGATTGGCGCTGTTGATCCGGCGCAATGGCCGGGCGGTGCTGTATGACACCGGCAATCGCTGGGAGCAGGGCAGTATCGCCAACGCGGTGATTGAGCCGGTGCTGCGCCGTGACGGCATCACCCGGCTGGATGGTCTGATCCTCAGCCACGCCGACAGCGATCACGCCGGTGGGGTAGCGGATGTGCTGTCTCGACTTCAGCCGATATGGCGGCGCAGCAGTGATCACCGGGCGGGCTTTGCGCCGTGTGTACGGGGCGAGGCATGGCAATGGCAGCAACTGGATTTTCGGGTGCTGTGGCCACCGAAACGGGTGGCCCGGGCAGCCAATCCGCATTCTTGCGTGATTGAAATTCAGGACGCGGCGTTGTCTCCCGAGTCGCCGGTGTCGGTGTTGTTGACCGGGGATATTGATGCCATTTCGGAGCTGTTGCTTGCCCGGCTGGAGCCGTCGCTCAAACCGGATATTCTGCTGGTGCCGCATCACGGCAGTAAGACTTCCTCAACCGCGACCTGGCTGGCGACCATGCAGCCGGACTTCGCACTGGTTTCTGCGGCGCGCTACAGTCCCTGGCAGTTGCCGTCTCCGACGGTGCGTCAGCGTTACCTTGATCAGGGAGCGCAGTGGCTCAATACCGCAGCGCACGGACAAGTCACGGCACAGATTGATCAGGGCGTCATTGCGATCACCCGCTATCGTCAGGATGTGCGCGGAGGCTGGTTTCGGGCGGTGGGATCCGGGAGTTCACCAGAGCCCCCTGAGCCTGTTTCGCCGAATCAATTGCGGGAACAGGTGTTTAAAAACTGAGCGGCGCTGATCCACCGGGTCGGAACTTATTTGGTGCATCGGCTTGAAGCGAGTAGAATGTGGCGAATTGACTTCAAGAAAAACCGGTTTTCATGACACAAGCAACAGATCAATCCACTTGGGATACGTTTAAGCGGCTTTGGCCATCCATCAGCCTGTATAAATCCGGGCTTGCCGTGGCCGTGGTCGCGTTGATTATCAGTGCTGCCAGTGATGCCCTGATGCTCTCGATGATTAAGCCACTGATGGATGAAAGCTTCGGGGGGCTGGATGCCCTGGAATCAAATTTTCTGGCAATGATGCCTTTCTATCTGCTGGGGCTGATGATCATGCGTGGCGTCAGCGGGTTTATTTCCACTTATTGTCTGTCCTGGGTGTCGGGGAATGTGGTGATGCGGCTGCGTCGCCAGATGTTTAATCATTTTATGCACATGCCGGTTGGTTTTTTCGATGAAGAATCCTCGGGCAAACTGCTGTCACGGATCACCTATGATTCCGAACAGGTGGC
Above is a window of Photobacterium sp. TY1-4 DNA encoding:
- a CDS encoding DNA internalization-related competence protein ComEC/Rec2, with the translated sequence MNQALAGIAAGILSLHFWPQVPGYLWFVTALMIGGFISSVGRFKWISWVVVGALIAKTGATAYLEAVEMIPLERQNITIAGEVSSLLNQNIPIRDVEFTLDTFDHQPLPLGTRLRVRLEWPQAPPLKLGQRWQLEVRLKRPYGRVNQAGFDAERYFLAHGLHGRGLVIQAQPLAATAPPAWRQQLFDQVTALTQALNYQPYLLALSFGFRDGLTRQDWLILRDSGLAHLMAISGLHIGLAVGCGWWLGRVIRGLSPEHPRLLWLPMWLALLLAFSYAWLAGFSLPTQRALLTCLLVLGLIRFRVQWPGWQVMLVALVLCLVLNPLGSYGAGFWLSFAAVWVLYCANLAGVQPRPVSQPTRFQTLLGRFKSLALMQGVLLLLMLPVQWQWFGGISLVAPVVNFLAVPWVSLVTVPLVLAALATLWLPTVSGALWWLADRSLVPVLALAAQAEGAWWDIPTRGMVYLLGGIFLLVVMWFVPIRRHKAWFLVVALVMAGWYGRPGRDSPLRSSVSAAAWQVDMLDVGHGLALLIRRNGRAVLYDTGNRWEQGSIANAVIEPVLRRDGITRLDGLILSHADSDHAGGVADVLSRLQPIWRRSSDHRAGFAPCVRGEAWQWQQLDFRVLWPPKRVARAANPHSCVIEIQDAALSPESPVSVLLTGDIDAISELLLARLEPSLKPDILLVPHHGSKTSSTATWLATMQPDFALVSAARYSPWQLPSPTVRQRYLDQGAQWLNTAAHGQVTAQIDQGVIAITRYRQDVRGGWFRAVGSGSSPEPPEPVSPNQLREQVFKN